One Streptomyces fagopyri DNA window includes the following coding sequences:
- a CDS encoding LacI family DNA-binding transcriptional regulator — MAGHGARGRSGGRPTLEEVAARAGVGRGTVSRVINGSPRVSDATRAAVEAAVAELGYVPNTAARALAANRTDAIALVVPEPETRFFAEPYFSDMLRGVGAELSDTEMQLLLIFAGSDRERQRLAQYLAAHRVDGVLLVSVHADDPLPDLLSQLEIPAVISGRRSAEETLPSVDSDNYGGGRLAVEHLVARGRRRIVHLAGRLDVFGAQRRVDGYREGLRAAGRPVDDGLIVAGDFTEEGGRRAMTELLARCPDLDAVFAGSDVMAAGARQVLREAGRRTPDDVALVGYDDSAIARHMDPPLTSVRQPIEEMGRAMIDLLLGEIADRRPAVSRELEKRQVVLPTELVARASS; from the coding sequence ATGGCAGGCCACGGAGCGCGGGGCCGGAGCGGCGGGCGGCCGACCCTCGAGGAGGTCGCCGCGCGCGCCGGTGTGGGCCGCGGCACGGTGTCCCGGGTGATCAACGGTTCGCCGCGGGTCAGCGACGCGACCCGCGCGGCGGTCGAGGCGGCGGTGGCGGAGCTCGGTTATGTCCCGAACACGGCGGCGCGCGCCCTGGCCGCCAACCGCACGGACGCGATCGCGCTCGTCGTCCCCGAGCCGGAGACCCGGTTCTTCGCGGAACCGTACTTCTCGGACATGCTCCGGGGTGTCGGCGCGGAACTCTCCGACACCGAGATGCAGCTGCTGCTGATCTTCGCGGGCAGCGACCGGGAGCGGCAGCGCCTGGCCCAGTACCTGGCGGCGCACCGTGTGGACGGCGTCCTGCTGGTCTCGGTGCACGCGGACGACCCGCTGCCCGACCTGCTCTCCCAGCTGGAGATCCCGGCGGTGATCAGCGGTCGCCGTTCGGCGGAGGAGACGCTGCCGTCCGTGGACTCCGACAACTACGGCGGGGGGCGCCTCGCCGTCGAGCACCTGGTCGCCCGGGGGCGCCGCAGGATCGTCCATCTCGCGGGGCGCCTCGACGTGTTCGGCGCGCAGCGTCGTGTCGACGGCTATCGCGAGGGTCTGCGTGCCGCGGGCCGTCCGGTGGACGACGGCCTCATCGTCGCCGGCGACTTCACGGAGGAGGGCGGGCGCCGGGCGATGACCGAACTGCTGGCCCGCTGCCCCGATCTGGACGCCGTCTTCGCCGGTTCGGACGTGATGGCGGCCGGCGCCCGCCAGGTCCTGCGCGAGGCGGGCCGCCGTACACCGGACGACGTGGCGCTGGTCGGCTACGACGACTCCGCCATCGCCCGCCACATGGATCCGCCCCTGACGAGCGTGCGCCAGCCGATAGAGGAGATGGGCCGGGCGATGATCGACCTTCTGCTCGGGGAGATCGCGGATCGGCGCCCGGCGGTGTCGCGGGAACTGGAGAAGCGTCAGGTCGTGCTGCCCACCGAGCTGGTGGCGCGGGCGTCGTCCTGA